The DNA region GACCTTTtacaacaaaacacaaaattcaaaggacattttttttttaggaaagcACTTGAAACTGTAACACTTAGGTCCTGACAACATTAGATTACTTTAAGCTGTAAACCCTAAGAAGTTTTGTgattaaataaaatcagcattACAATTTCCAGGCATTATAATCATTGAACAGATTGTAACAACGAGATATAATTATAATGCAAACATGAAGCTCAGGAGACTGGCACTGAGAAAACTCTCAATTCTTCGTAGATTTAGATCTGCACATGATAAAATCAGTAACAACTGGAGAAGAGGTTCCAATATTTCATCCTACACACTGATACCAGTGTTTTGCAAACAGCAGTCAATACATCATCCCCTTTTTAATATTACTTTACAGAGTCATTATGAccttgaacaaaaaaaaaccctccaagtCAATTACTGCTGCCAGGTATCAATAGAACATCTggaaggaaataattaaaaccaTCAGGTTTGGTTAATTGCCCCTGTAGGTGCAGATACACAAGATTTTATATATGTAAGGCTAAataaattacatatatatatgcttACATATACAAAATCACAATCTCAACCTTCAGAACTGAACTACCTCTAGGTAAGAAATATAAGACCTTTTCCCATAAATTTAAAGGGTTTATTTATACCTGAGAGATTTTTGCATATTGATGTCATTGTACCTTTGCCTGTAGGTGCTCCCCTAAGTCTTTCCTGGGGTACAAAGCCCATTGCAGCCAGGTGGGTTCTTCCCACCAGCTCCACGGACTTTGGCTGAACCCTTCCTTACCTAACCTGGATCAACAGAGAGGTGACAGAattcaatatatatttaaataatgttcTGTACAAGTGCACAGGCTGGTTTATACAAAACCACAGCGAGTTCACCACTCCTGATACTGCCACAATATGTGATTTAAGAAGTATTTTAGTGCTTTAACCAATGCATGTTTCTACTTGCTGGTAAAGAACTCCTTagtgaagaatttttctgggttttggaTCACTGGCCATGCAAGACACGCTGAAAATGCTCCTTCCTGCCTGACCCCTTCTCTGGTTCTTGGGGAGATCAACCCATTTTTTCACCCAGCAACCAGAGAAACCAGGAGAAGAGGAGTAATAAATCAATGTGGCAACACTACATTAAGGTCACAGGTCAGTGCAGACGGACTGAGACTTTCCAACAAATCTAAAGAGATTAGGAACCCCCTTCCTCCTGAAATTTAAGGCATTTGGATGCCTGATTCCCACAGATTCCCCAGTCCAGCTCTCAGCTCCTCATCCCTGCAGATCCCAAGCAGTAGCAGGGACATGACCCACATAAGGCTCTTACAGAATTTCACAGTGCTATTTAACATGGCAAACACCAAATTAAATGGAAAGGTTCCCTTTGTCATCCCGACAGTTCAATTAAAACAGAGATGAAAGGAATCCACCATGTCTCACTCCATTTTGTTCCTGACGGGGAATTCCCTCGAAGTGCTTTCATGCAAACATGGTGTTACCATAGCTGATCACAGAGCAATTAGAATTGATGGTTTTATTAATTATAGTTTAACCAATTGAAAGATCTTAGTGGAAGTGGAATAAAGTGTGCTTTCAGACACCAAATTGGACATACCTGAAAAATCAGTGAAAGTAACAGTACTCTATTCATGAAAGACATCACAAAATGAATAAGATTCATCAGTAAACCCTTCATATATTGTAGAAATACCAATTTTTTGCActgtattttacagaaaaaagtTGACTTTAGTGATGATGATCTTTGAACAATTTTTTGTTCAAATGTACAGGAATATAATGGGGGAAAGGGAAGCTACATTTCACTGGCAATTGAACTTCACAGACCTTAGAAAATTTAGAAATGTTTGACCCAAAACAGCACATTTATGGAccacatttttctgtaaaataaatcaaactCTTGTGCCCAAGCAGAAGAAATTCCCAAGGCCTGACATCTGTTGTAAATGGATGCAATGCAGCCACTgctgtggagcaggaggagatgaGGATGAACAGTGACAGGGACAACACAGCGACACACAAAGTTAATGTAAGAAACTCTACAGCTTGCATTTCCAGTTGGCTGTTCCCATTTTATACCCACACCCCTTCCAGACCTCCTTTTCCTGCTAGTCCTTCTTGTTCTATATTCCTTTTCCCATGTTTGGTTTTGGTGACACCACCTTAATCCATCTGTCCCAAACCTCCTCATCCTGGAGCAAACTCTCTGCCCATCACTGCTACAAACACTCTGAAACCCCAGGGCGTGTTTCCTTTTCCATGTTTCCCTTTCCATAATTTAGGAGCTCTCTGGCACCATTTCCAGCATTTCATGGAGCAACTGGCACAGGGAGGCACTTATGTGACATGTTTAAAACTTATCTTTGGTAAACACTCACACACAAACTAATGTGTAATTCATGTTTTGCTTCCTGATCGTAAATCCTTGTTTGCTACCGGTGGATTTATGCAGGTATCTAAACACAGACAGGACTTTACCAGTACAAAATAGTTTTTCAAATGCCACTGCCAAGGATTTGTTTTAATTCACCTAAAAATAGCGCCAGTCCTGGGCTTTTGGAGTTTTTTCCTGACTCTTGTTTGTTGTGCATTAAAGCAGCTCTGATCAATAACAAATTAGTGATAGAAAGCGAGCCCGTTCTGCTCAATTTTCacttcctttctcctcctcttgCCTTGGTTTTCAAAACCAATTTCATCAGAATAGTTGTACCTCTTACAGCTTTTGTTATCTGTGAGGCAGATCCTGGGCTCGGACACTGCCTGACTTGAGCAGCCAAATCTTTCACTGGGATCACTGGAAATTTCAGACACACAAAACGCTGAGTCTGCTCTTGGTGGGGCATTTCCTGCtcaccagtacaaaccagtactCTGGGGAGGGGAGTGACCCCGAGAGTCTGACTGACCTGAGGAACAATCAGCCACCAAGAGACGACCCATCAATGTGTGTTTTCAAAGGTGCTGCAAATAAATGTTGCTGGAACTGCATGGATAAAACCAAGGGATGATTGACTTTGACGTACCCAGAGCACTGTCCCTTCTGACATCAGGCATTTCTACAGAGAGGTATTTCACTGGCTTCAGTTTTCATTGACAACATTTAAATTTTgcttaagaattatttttttttttagaaccCAGAACTTAgtgcatttcatttttataaaattagaATAATTTATATCCTTCTCTTTTCATTGCAAAAAAATACAGGCCAAACACACATCAAGGTATAAACAATTCACGAATGACAGATGCTTCACTTATTTCACCTGCTTAATGGTGAATTAGACATTGATCAACCAAACAACTTTGGCAACTTGCACAAAAATATGTCCTTAACTCAAAAGTGCTGATAAAACTCGCTTTAATGAGGCCTTTATTAAGGAGAGAACTGGAAAGAGAGGAGTGGTGAGTGCTTGGAGGTTGGAGCGTTCCTACACCATCCCGCTCTGTAGCTGTATGTGGAAAGGGTACAACTGGTAGAACACAGGGGGTTGTCCATGGGCAATGTAGTAGTTGCTGAAGTTTCTGTCACTGATATAGGGAGCAGGCTGATAGTAGCACGTGACATTGGCCGCGTTGGGGATGATGTTCTGTTCTCCGAGCACTTTTAAAGCCAGAATTGTGATCATATTGAGGGTTTGCCTTCGCTCGTGCCCCATGAGGCAGACTGTGCTCTTGTTCACCACCCCACGCAGGGTCATCAAGTAGTCGTACTTGCTCTTCTCCTCCCCGATGAAGTGGTTGCGCAGGTAGGACTCgattttcctctgctgctcgGCAACGTCGGGAAAATCAATGAAGAACCTGGAGCACATGTAACGTTCCAGAGATTTAATTTCAGCCTCATCCGCCGGCTTAAAGTCACGGACCAGGAGGTTGCTGTACTTCAGGAGGCCGCCTCCCCTGATCTCCTCCGGGTTCCGGGTGGAGATCAGTTTGTATTTCAGGTGGTCCATGGCTTGGTTGAAGTCCCCGTACATGCTCTCGGCGATGACGGCGGGGTGATAGTCCTGTGTTGGGGGCCGGTCTGAGGTTCTGTAGATGGCCAGGATGGAGTCCAGGATGATCTGGAAGGAGTCCACGCTGAACTCGAACTGCCGCCGCAGCGTGCTGACGAACTTCAGCTCCACGTTCTTGCCGCTGTTGTTGGACAGTGAGATGAGGCTCCAGCGGTCGTGGTCGGTGGAGACTTTGACCATCTTCTGCACGTAGGCATCTTTCATGGTCTGAGCCGTGATTTTTTGCTTGTTAACGCATTTTGGCAAGAAGTCCAATAGGCAATTGAGAACTGCTTCCTTAACGACCTGGAACTCGAGCTCACTGGGAAGTTCCACTCCAAAAATGATGTCCAGGTCCTTGTAACTGGTGCCATTGTGCTTCACCAGGATGTGGCTGGCAGTGGAACCGTTCAGGCGGATGTCCCTGACATGGATCTGCTTCTCAATGAGCTGCTCCTTTACCATATGGATGATATCCTTCGGCTTTACCTCCAGGGTTGGAAAATTTCCTCTCCCATGAATAGGTATAGCCTCAGTTAAAACCTGATCCAGGATTTTAATCTGATCCCAAGTGAGATAACTGAATCTGTGGTCCAAGTCCTCAGTCATTGTGATATTGGTTGGCTAAACAGGGAGAAAGAGGAATTGGAGACAAATGTTAGAATTTTCTGGAATACCAGAGAGGACATTTTACTTGGTTATACCAAACTTCCTCCCTCCGTGTAGTGACAGAGCTATTCATTTTAGAGACACAGCCCCAGTTAACAGTCTGAGTCAACCACTGCACTTGTCACAGGcttttaattgaattttaatGTACTCAGGTTTTAATCCCGCTGAGAAGCCATCACGTTATTGTATAACCCATGACTCAAAGTAAATGCATCAAACCATATAGACCCAATTTAAAACTACTCAAAGGTTAATAATATGAAGTACTTGGTGGTTCTAATGGAACTCCAGATAAATTTCACCATGAAGAGATAAAATGAGCAAAATGAGCAAGTTTGTTCTTTCTGTCCTGCCTAGACATCTCCCTTGATCTTCAGTGACTTGAAtactttaaaagtattaaaaggCCAGGAAGTGTTTTTTGTGAAAACCAGGAATGTTGCAACCTGCTCCCTGTTTATCCAGCCATATGCCTTGGATGAACTTTGGTCTCTATGGATCATCTAAGCACACACATCTTTTAATATCACTTGTGGTTTAAGGACTGGTTACCTGATAATTGTCAAGTAATTTCCACGAGGtttctttggaaaatatttcccttcTAGGCCATAAACCATGTTTCACATTAATGCATCAATGCTGCAAGTCGTGATTTCAGATCTGGTGAGAAAACCCCTTCCAGTCTTGTGGGAAAAGGACCTCAAGAAAGAATCACCTATGGAATACATGGGATGAAGCTCAGCTTTGGGAATTTCTCAGTTTAAAATGGTATCTTGAATTCCCATAGCATCACATTTAACAAGGAGATGAGACACTCAGGTGGTGGCCAGGTGGCATCTGGGTGGGCTCAGTGAGGCACGAGCTGGGTGGAAGAAGTGTCTTTGGGAGTCTGCCAGCACCCAGAACCTGCTTCCGAAACACCCCCGAGTGTTTCTGCAGCCAGATGGCTCAAACATATTCTTTCAGCCAAAGctcaagaataaaaataaaataaaatcagactAAGTAACAACACTACTGAAAACCCCCACTGTTGTTTCTTTACCAGTGGTGACTCCATATGTACGTTGTCATACATTCCCCTTCCTTCACCTTCAGATTCCACATTCTGGAATATTTTAGTAATTTCAAGTAACTTGTGAGCTACCAAATGGCTTGGGAATATGGTGGAGCTCTATTTCACATACTTCtgctggaatttcagctcccatTAAGCTGATCAGGAGCATATGTAATTCCAAGCACCTTCCTGGCCTCATGACAAAGAATGGGACTAACCAGATGTTTGAAGTTGAAGGAATGTTTTAAAAGTTGGCTAAAGCAGGACTGAAGTTGGGAATTTATTGACAGTGTGAAGGTCTTGGAATCAGTCCCATAGGTCTGCCACAACCATGTAGCTCCTGGCATCATGCACATAGTGTATAATTCCACACCCAGAACAGGTATGTTTTCAGGTGTATTCAAAAATATCCACATTTTTCCTTCAGGCATTTAGAGGATACAACATTTGAACTGAAAAGGAGAGAAACTGCCCTTCACAGCACTGCAAATTTTACATGCTAATGATTTCACCATTGAATATTCATTAGAATTCCATGCTTATTCCTTTAAAACTATAGCTGTGCATCCTTCAGGGCCATTATGACAACTCAGTAAAAGTCTGTCTAAAAACCAGGTTTTACAGAGAGCTACTGTTAATTCTGGACGTGGGACAACCTTGGATGGAGGCAGGTTGGAAGGAGAGGGTTTTGTTCAAATGTTTTTGCTGCCATGTTGTTACCTGAGTCAGCCATAGAATCGCAgaattaaggttggaaaagacttccaagatcatcaagtccaatttTTTGTATGCCAGATTATGGTGGAACAACCCAAATGATCCCCTAGCAAACTTAAAATCATCAGAATTGTTGTCTAAGCAGCAGTTTTTATTACAACATTGTTTGATATTGCAAAACCTTGACCTTCATGAGGCTGATGCtgtgatgtaaaaaaaaaaaaaaaaaaagggagtaGAGAGGGGAATGTTGAAATTCAACCCCCTTTTAGCAGAGGGACCTTCTTCAAACACTTGAAAAATCAAAAGATGGACGTATCCATAAATAAGCTTAGAAATCCTTCCTTTATTGCTACATGTTTTTAGGTATTTCAGATGTTATTGCAATATGCTGAGGTTTGAAACTGAAAGGAGAAGGTAATGTCAGTAAATCTCTCTTTTGTGTTGAAGAGGCATCCcttaaaatgccattttttctgAAGTGATTCCTGGAGAATCTGAGGAGGCTTTGGGAGCTCAGAGTCTCACCATTaatgttttacaataaatattAAAGAATTCTGTGCTGAAATAACACCTTCAACTCTGACAAGTGAGAAAAATGTACTAGGAAAAACCCCAGGAATTTTcctaattatttaaaaaaataattaatttccagGTAAGcctaaataaatattattagtAGCAgtactttttattatttactaATTTGCTACCAGTTTGCTACCCAATACTTTAACCCTGCACTCTCCTAGAAggattttatctttttgttttcttcaatcACATCTAGCAAAAAGAACTATTTCCAGGCACTTTTATAATCATTAGAAGCCTGATTTCTCAAAGCAGGGGCAAATTTACTTACTGAGGTGTTCAGGTTAATACCAGGGGTTATTATTAATGTAATTACTTCAATTACAATACATCAGCAGCAACACTGAGGTTGTAATTAGTCAAAGTGTGTAAAACAAGAGCTCCTGGGATGAAGGGAAGGAAACTCCCTGCACGTGACCACGGCACCTGGATGGAGCCAAGCACAAGTGAGTACTGAGCTGGTTAATTAGAAAAGGGGCTGGAAAATCACTTTATTCCTTGGAAACTGCTGTTGTATGCAATGGAGGATGGTCAATTTACATGGGAAGAGAGTGATAGGACAGGGGAATGgtttcaaaacaaaagaagggaggtttagattaaatTAGACAGAAACTCTGAGGTCCTGGTACAGattccagagaagctggggctgtccttggatccctagaagtgtccaaggccaggctggacagggcttggagcactctgggacaGTAGAAGTGGAACTGGaagcagatgatctttaaggtcccttccaaccaaaccatCCCTGGATTCTGTAATCCCTGGATGCAGATCTCTCACTGGCACCCTCAATCCCAGCTGTCCCTAAGCCTTCCCTGCAGCACCCTGCCAAAGAATTCCCTTTGTGAAACCCCTTCCACACAAATACCCCAAAGCATCAAACATGTTCCACATTCAGGGTTTTCATGTCCTAAAATCTGTACATGGGCAAATGGAAGCTGCACAAACATCACCACCATGGCAATGAAATTCAAAAGAGGGTGTTTTTCCCCACACTTcatcaatattttaatttactgaGATTCTCTCCTAGTgatttttctgaagattttttgTTTATGGGATTTTAAATGTTACCATAAACTGCAACAGACCCTGAATCCCATCTCATTTAAGATCTCTGCTAGAaaaaaaggatgaggaaaagcagttttcagGGTGTTTTCTTTTACATACATCGGCTAGAGAAGAACAGAATAAGATGGATCAGATTCAGTCAAGTTTTGTGATATATCATCCTTATTATAAGGTTAGAAAAATATTCCCTGACTCAACTTCCAACTTGTCCTTGAGTGGTCACCTTCACCTGATAAAGCAGTTACAATGTGGAAAAATGTTTGGATACTTAAACATAATATTGTTaaattttatcatttattttcctattcAAATTAGAGgctctaattttctttttggagcAAGCAGCTCTGAGTTTGGGCTTAC from Taeniopygia guttata chromosome 4A, bTaeGut7.mat, whole genome shotgun sequence includes:
- the TENT5D gene encoding terminal nucleotidyltransferase 5D isoform X1 translates to MTGSPSTFDIPAFGDYVSCSSEPTNITMTEDLDHRFSYLTWDQIKILDQVLTEAIPIHGRGNFPTLEVKPKDIIHMVKEQLIEKQIHVRDIRLNGSTASHILVKHNGTSYKDLDIIFGVELPSELEFQVVKEAVLNCLLDFLPKCVNKQKITAQTMKDAYVQKMVKVSTDHDRWSLISLSNNSGKNVELKFVSTLRRQFEFSVDSFQIILDSILAIYRTSDRPPTQDYHPAVIAESMYGDFNQAMDHLKYKLISTRNPEEIRGGGLLKYSNLLVRDFKPADEAEIKSLERYMCSRFFIDFPDVAEQQRKIESYLRNHFIGEEKSKYDYLMTLRGVVNKSTVCLMGHERRQTLNMITILALKVLGEQNIIPNAANVTCYYQPAPYISDRNFSNYYIAHGQPPVFYQLYPFHIQLQSGMV
- the TENT5D gene encoding terminal nucleotidyltransferase 5D isoform X2, with translation MTEDLDHRFSYLTWDQIKILDQVLTEAIPIHGRGNFPTLEVKPKDIIHMVKEQLIEKQIHVRDIRLNGSTASHILVKHNGTSYKDLDIIFGVELPSELEFQVVKEAVLNCLLDFLPKCVNKQKITAQTMKDAYVQKMVKVSTDHDRWSLISLSNNSGKNVELKFVSTLRRQFEFSVDSFQIILDSILAIYRTSDRPPTQDYHPAVIAESMYGDFNQAMDHLKYKLISTRNPEEIRGGGLLKYSNLLVRDFKPADEAEIKSLERYMCSRFFIDFPDVAEQQRKIESYLRNHFIGEEKSKYDYLMTLRGVVNKSTVCLMGHERRQTLNMITILALKVLGEQNIIPNAANVTCYYQPAPYISDRNFSNYYIAHGQPPVFYQLYPFHIQLQSGMV